One window of Myxococcus fulvus genomic DNA carries:
- a CDS encoding response regulator, which translates to MAKQHLLLVDGDAKSLRVMEVSLKKAGFSVTTAIHGKDAIEKVQISPPDLVLADTKMPEMDGFELCKALKSDERFKFIPFVFLTSQKSVEFKVRGLELGGDDYLTKPIYIKEIVTRVKMILQKAEKERIEKRETTKGGFGGSLADMGVVDLVQTFEIGRKTGVISIQGERTGTVYFKEGRVIDAELGRLKGENAFYRLLNTFEGQFDVQFTSLDRPERIEISTQGLLMEGMRRLDEWGRMLEQLPPLETVFEIDYHQLADRLSEIPDEVNGLLRLFDGKRALSRVVEDSDFEDLAALGIISKLYFEGLIRELGNAPLEPVQSSKPGIEQWLNAAPPPTPIEPAPPVAPPEPVAPVPEPAARVMPPSVLAPPAGVEEEPVTAPPEEPEPTPAAPVHAVPANVVVFPARPKRPLGMVDETGADADGEAPTLPPAVAEGSSFLVEPPPAHRATEHARRSLLLDWNRVDTEGISAPTTWGPSSVWASGPRGFGGQGGSAPQPAPVSEPPAPARAPIFGGAAVGPNPFPPVPPPAPAPPSSEVTLVSGRDVPAVDVDTIPEVEEVPAAPPQQLALPPYPGHGAPERPVAAPAIPEEPLTPAAPPPTLITPATPQPIVAPTPVAPPVIAQTPKPATPAPTPPVAHAEDAAAVRPRRTGLYVGGALLLIGAVVAVVAFGGGDKPPAETPPKVETVQTPEPQNPPAVVAPVAEPDSGTTAVVQAPVDAGAQVTPDAGSAVVETPPAAVDAGTAVVEAPPSGADSGTPVAPAVDPEVEYASLIKQAKSATVGGRHKTAAASYRKAMGLKPDSTEAKAGLGIALVNGFESESAFREATKLLVDVVRDDEKNARAWLSLGMAYQSIGKNSEAGRAYNQYLKLEPSGASANEVRAMLKSLGN; encoded by the coding sequence GTGGCCAAGCAGCACCTGCTCCTGGTGGATGGGGACGCGAAGAGTCTCCGCGTGATGGAGGTCAGCCTGAAGAAGGCGGGCTTCTCCGTGACGACGGCCATCCACGGCAAGGACGCCATCGAGAAGGTGCAGATCAGCCCACCGGACCTGGTGCTCGCGGACACCAAGATGCCGGAGATGGACGGCTTCGAGCTGTGCAAGGCGCTCAAGTCCGACGAGCGCTTCAAGTTCATCCCGTTCGTCTTCCTGACGAGTCAGAAGTCGGTCGAGTTCAAGGTGCGCGGCCTGGAGCTGGGCGGCGACGACTACCTGACCAAGCCGATCTACATCAAAGAGATCGTCACCCGCGTGAAGATGATCCTCCAGAAGGCGGAGAAGGAGAGGATCGAGAAGCGGGAGACGACGAAGGGTGGCTTCGGCGGCAGCCTCGCGGACATGGGCGTGGTGGACCTGGTCCAGACGTTCGAGATCGGCCGCAAGACGGGCGTCATCTCCATCCAGGGCGAGCGCACCGGCACCGTCTACTTCAAGGAAGGCCGCGTCATCGACGCGGAGCTGGGCCGGCTCAAGGGCGAGAACGCCTTCTACCGGCTGCTCAACACCTTCGAGGGACAGTTCGACGTCCAGTTCACCTCGCTGGACCGCCCCGAGCGCATCGAGATCTCCACGCAGGGCCTGCTGATGGAGGGCATGCGTCGCCTCGATGAGTGGGGCCGCATGCTCGAGCAGCTGCCTCCGCTGGAGACGGTGTTCGAGATCGACTACCACCAGCTCGCCGACCGGCTCTCGGAGATTCCCGACGAGGTGAACGGGCTGTTGCGCCTGTTCGACGGCAAGCGCGCGCTGAGCCGCGTGGTGGAGGACTCGGACTTCGAGGACCTGGCCGCGCTGGGCATCATCAGCAAGCTGTACTTCGAGGGCCTCATCCGGGAGCTGGGCAACGCGCCGCTGGAGCCGGTGCAGAGCAGCAAGCCCGGCATCGAGCAGTGGCTCAACGCGGCCCCGCCGCCCACGCCCATCGAGCCCGCGCCCCCTGTCGCGCCGCCGGAGCCCGTCGCCCCTGTGCCGGAGCCCGCCGCGCGGGTGATGCCGCCCAGCGTGCTCGCGCCGCCCGCGGGCGTCGAGGAGGAGCCCGTCACGGCTCCGCCCGAGGAGCCCGAGCCCACGCCCGCCGCCCCCGTGCACGCGGTGCCCGCCAACGTCGTCGTGTTCCCCGCGCGTCCCAAGCGCCCCCTGGGCATGGTGGACGAGACGGGCGCGGACGCGGACGGCGAAGCGCCCACGCTGCCCCCGGCCGTCGCGGAGGGCTCGTCCTTCCTCGTGGAGCCGCCGCCCGCGCATCGCGCCACGGAGCACGCGCGCCGCAGCCTGCTGCTCGACTGGAACCGCGTGGACACCGAGGGCATCAGCGCGCCCACCACGTGGGGGCCGTCCTCCGTCTGGGCCTCGGGGCCACGAGGCTTCGGAGGGCAGGGTGGCTCCGCGCCGCAGCCCGCGCCCGTCTCCGAGCCGCCCGCGCCCGCGCGAGCGCCCATCTTCGGAGGCGCGGCGGTGGGGCCCAACCCGTTCCCTCCCGTGCCGCCGCCCGCGCCCGCGCCTCCGTCGTCCGAGGTGACGCTGGTGAGCGGCCGCGACGTCCCGGCCGTCGACGTCGACACCATCCCCGAGGTGGAAGAGGTCCCCGCCGCGCCGCCGCAGCAGCTCGCCCTGCCTCCCTATCCGGGACATGGCGCGCCCGAGCGCCCGGTTGCGGCCCCCGCCATCCCGGAGGAGCCGCTGACGCCAGCCGCCCCTCCGCCCACGCTCATCACCCCCGCGACGCCGCAGCCCATCGTGGCGCCCACGCCCGTGGCGCCTCCGGTGATTGCGCAGACGCCGAAGCCCGCGACGCCGGCTCCGACGCCGCCCGTGGCTCACGCGGAGGACGCGGCTGCCGTGCGCCCGCGTCGCACGGGCCTGTACGTGGGAGGCGCGCTGCTGCTCATCGGCGCGGTGGTCGCGGTGGTGGCTTTCGGCGGTGGGGACAAGCCGCCCGCCGAGACGCCGCCGAAGGTGGAGACGGTCCAGACGCCCGAGCCCCAGAATCCTCCCGCGGTCGTCGCGCCGGTGGCCGAGCCCGACTCGGGCACCACCGCCGTGGTCCAGGCCCCGGTCGACGCGGGCGCGCAGGTGACGCCCGACGCGGGCAGCGCCGTCGTCGAGACGCCGCCTGCGGCCGTGGACGCCGGTACCGCCGTGGTCGAGGCGCCGCCCTCCGGCGCGGACTCGGGCACCCCCGTCGCCCCGGCGGTGGATCCGGAGGTCGAGTATGCGAGCCTCATCAAGCAGGCCAAGAGCGCCACGGTGGGCGGACGGCACAAGACGGCGGCCGCGAGCTACCGCAAGGCGATGGGCCTCAAGCCGGACTCCACCGAGGCGAAGGCCGGGCTGGGCATCGCCCTGGTGAACGGCTTCGAGTCCGAGTCCGCCTTCCGCGAGGCCACCAAGCTGCTGGTGGACGTGGTCCGGGACGACGAGAAGAACGCCCGGGCCTGGCTGTCGCTCGGCATGGCGTACCAGTCCATCGGCAAGAATTCCGAGGCGGGACGGGCCTACAACCAGTATTTGAAGCTGGAACCGTCGGGGGCCTCCGCCAACGAGGTCCGCGCCATGCTCAAGTCGCTCGGCAACTGA
- a CDS encoding DnaJ domain-containing protein, translating into MTPSQAAEALYSAHKSRATGWLTLSAGGRESRLSLREGDLVGARLGFGYQSPAQALLQGGLLDAEALDGLWARGGAGTPDEDLLEARGLAAEVVAEQQVLAQVRRLSELAERAAFEAGSVEAEFEPISGVRVVRAALERGGAEGAGKRVYRCAEVSACGPWVTDAAERELLATLGEFRRPEGLTPVHEALLLVLEREGAVEALSVEEWEAREEARRRAEEEARLAEEARRAEEARLAEEARLAEEARLRAEEERRIEEARLAEEARLAEEARVAEEARLAEEARLAEEARLRAEEARLRAEEERRVEEARLAEEARLAEEARLRAEAERLAEEARLAEAARLAEEARLRAEEERRAEEARLAEEARLAEEARVAEETRLAEEARLAEEARLRAEEERRVEEARLAEEARLAEEARLAEEARVAEEARLAEEARLAEKARLRAEEERRAKEARLAEEARLAEEARVRAEEERLAEEARVAEEARLRAEEERRAEEARVAEEARQAEEARVAEEARLAEEARLAEEARLRAEEARLAEEARLAEEARVAEEARLVEEARLRAEEERRVEEARLAEEARLAEEARLAEEARVAEEARLAEEARLAEEARLAEEARVAEEARLAEEARLAEEARVAEEARLAEEARLAEEARLAEEARLAEEARLREEEERRLEEARLAEEARLREEEERRAEEARLAEEARLAEEARVAEEARLAEEARLAEEVRLAEEAWLRAEEARFAEEARLAEEARLRAEEERRAEEARVAEEARLAVEARLRAEEERRAEEARLAEEARLEEEARLAEEARLRAEEERRVEEARLAEQVRLAEEARLRAEEERRLEEARVAEEARLAEEARIAEETRVAEEARLAEAARLAEEARVAEEARLAEEARLAEEARLAEEARVAEEARLAEEVRLAEEARLAEEARVAEEARLAEEARLAEEARLAEEARLAEEARLAEEARLREEEERRLEEARLAEEARLREEEERRAEEARLAEEARLAEEARVAEEARLAEEARLAEEVRLAEEAWLRAEEARFAEEARLAEEARLRAEEERVAEEARVAEEARLAEEARLAEEARLRAEEERRAEEARLAEEARLEEEARLAEEARLRAEEERRAEEARLAEQVRLAEEARLRAEEERRLEEARVAEEARLAEEARIAEETRVAEEARLAEEARLAEEARLREEEERRAEEARLVEEARLAEEARAADEARQAEEARAAEEARLAEESRVAEETRQAEEARVAEEARLAEEARLRAEEARLAEEARLAEEARLADEAQRAEELRLEVDRRRADAVRRAKEARQAEQARLAEEQHQAEQARLAEEQLHAEQARLAEAQALQLPAPTASPQEDIGELMLDVGDIIPADDVEEVSSPSSSRASNVPPLAASSQSGLPLHGESREALRSARDRAQAELLHDMEEALRRSKSQPLEPWLAEEPARSVVPPTRTKDQVPVQDESWRATQTSLTPAPEPEDLPLLEAEPEPELWAEAVPAAEPLPTPPPRAVSGPPVLTPVDPPVLTPDMDTLIEGAPEDADDDSLWASRPAPVAAPPPLRLGPTPAKNKRASEDDLWRIVSFDKDEAAETLTASFEAALQQVDAHLETLVRSDVNQANVGAEEPPVEAIVEATIEADFETFPGDNTGPTGETAWSEPSGDLDDWDFDEDDVAADPSNPDEAAKLRRQRLLRRAMENMGVLGGRGTPAAPVGTAPVTESGPAAPAAPTEPPKPDEARQAQLIEQRYADVQARKDHFYVLGVPQDAPRDQVKAAFLSLAKVFHPDRLPPTLPHLAQKITSVFEAIREAYEVLYDDARRKAYIQTLQAQQALPKAPPAPGGSTGAARPAPGRPESSPDDLYKMGEVYFRKRDFTTASEHYERAHALDPKATYLAARAWAIYMDPARKADMPKAKQMMLDAVKTDPNCDRAHYQLGVIARVEGDMDRAERHFREAVRANSKHLEANQELRLIDMRKKNPPKKGGFFR; encoded by the coding sequence ATGACCCCGTCGCAGGCTGCCGAAGCGCTGTATTCCGCCCACAAGTCCCGAGCCACGGGCTGGTTGACGCTGTCCGCTGGAGGGCGTGAGTCGCGGCTGAGCTTGCGCGAGGGCGACCTCGTGGGGGCGCGGCTGGGGTTCGGCTATCAGAGTCCGGCGCAGGCGTTGTTGCAGGGTGGCCTGTTGGACGCGGAGGCGTTGGACGGGTTGTGGGCGCGGGGTGGGGCGGGGACGCCGGACGAGGATTTGTTGGAGGCGCGGGGGCTGGCCGCGGAGGTGGTGGCGGAGCAGCAGGTGCTCGCGCAGGTGCGCCGGCTGAGTGAGCTGGCGGAGCGCGCGGCCTTCGAGGCGGGGAGCGTGGAGGCGGAGTTCGAGCCCATCTCGGGTGTGCGGGTGGTGCGGGCCGCGCTGGAGCGGGGTGGGGCGGAGGGGGCGGGGAAGCGGGTGTATCGGTGCGCGGAGGTGTCCGCGTGCGGGCCGTGGGTGACGGATGCGGCGGAGCGGGAGCTGCTGGCGACGCTCGGGGAGTTCCGGCGGCCGGAGGGGTTGACGCCCGTGCACGAGGCGCTGCTGCTCGTGCTGGAGCGGGAGGGGGCGGTCGAGGCGCTGTCGGTGGAGGAGTGGGAGGCGCGGGAGGAGGCGAGGCGACGGGCGGAGGAGGAGGCGCGGCTCGCGGAGGAGGCGCGGCGGGCTGAAGAGGCCCGGTTGGCAGAGGAGGCTCGGCTCGCGGAAGAGGCTCGGCTCCGTGCGGAGGAAGAGCGTCGGATCGAAGAGGCTCGGCTGGCGGAGGAGGCGCGGCTCGCTGAGGAGGCCCGTGTCGCGGAAGAGGCTCGGCTGGCAGAGGAGGCGCGGCTCGCTGAAGAGGCTCGGCTCCGTGCAGAAGAGGCCCGGCTTCGTGCAGAGGAGGAGCGCCGGGTCGAAGAGGCCCGCCTTGCTGAAGAGGCGCGACTGGCCGAAGAGGCTCGGCTTCGTGCGGAGGCAGAGCGCCTTGCTGAAGAGGCGCGACTGGCTGAAGCGGCGCGACTGGCTGAAGAGGCTCGGCTCCGTGCCGAAGAAGAACGTCGGGCTGAAGAGGCTCGTCTCGCTGAAGAGGCTCGTCTCGCTGAAGAGGCGCGTGTCGCGGAAGAGACGCGACTGGCTGAGGAGGCGCGGCTCGCTGAAGAGGCCCGGCTTCGTGCAGAGGAGGAGCGCCGAGTCGAAGAGGCCCGCCTTGCTGAAGAGGCGCGACTGGCCGAAGAGGCTCGTCTCGCTGAAGAGGCGCGTGTCGCGGAAGAGGCCCGCCTTGCCGAAGAGGCCCGCCTCGCGGAAAAGGCTCGGCTCCGTGCAGAAGAAGAGCGTCGGGCTAAAGAGGCGCGGCTGGCTGAAGAGGCCCGCCTCGCTGAAGAGGCGCGTGTTCGTGCAGAGGAAGAGCGCCTCGCTGAAGAGGCACGTGTCGCCGAAGAGGCTCGACTTCGTGCGGAGGAAGAGCGCCGGGCTGAAGAGGCCCGCGTCGCGGAGGAGGCACGACAGGCAGAAGAGGCCCGTGTCGCGGAGGAGGCGCGACTGGCTGAGGAGGCCCGGCTCGCGGAAGAGGCTCGGCTCCGTGCAGAAGAGGCCCGTCTCGCTGAAGAGGCGCGACTGGCTGAAGAGGCGCGTGTCGCTGAAGAGGCCCGCCTAGTCGAAGAAGCTCGGCTTCGTGCAGAGGAAGAGCGTCGGGTCGAAGAGGCTCGTCTCGCGGAAGAGGCGCGACTGGCTGAGGAGGCTCGGCTCGCTGAAGAGGCGCGTGTCGCTGAAGAGGCGCGACTGGCCGAAGAGGCTCGTCTCGCGGAAGAGGCGCGACTGGCCGAAGAGGCTCGTGTCGCGGAAGAGGCGCGACTGGCCGAAGAGGCTCGTCTCGCGGAAGAGGCTCGTGTCGCTGAAGAGGCTCGACTGGCCGAAGAGGCTCGTCTCGCTGAAGAGGCTCGACTGGCCGAAGAGGCTCGTCTCGCGGAAGAGGCTCGGCTTCGTGAGGAGGAAGAGCGTCGACTCGAAGAAGCCCGCCTCGCGGAAGAGGCTCGTCTTCGTGAAGAGGAAGAGCGTCGGGCTGAGGAGGCTCGTCTCGCCGAAGAGGCGCGACTGGCTGAAGAGGCCCGCGTCGCGGAAGAGGCTCGTCTCGCGGAAGAGGCTCGCCTTGCGGAAGAGGTTCGTCTCGCGGAAGAGGCTTGGCTCCGTGCAGAAGAGGCCCGTTTCGCCGAAGAGGCGCGACTGGCTGAAGAGGCTCGACTTCGTGCAGAGGAAGAGCGCCGGGCTGAAGAGGCCCGCGTCGCGGAAGAGGCCCGTCTCGCGGTAGAGGCGCGACTCCGTGCGGAGGAAGAGCGTCGGGCCGAAGAGGCACGACTTGCTGAAGAGGCCCGTCTCGAGGAAGAGGCACGCCTTGCCGAAGAAGCTCGGCTTCGTGCGGAGGAAGAGCGTCGGGTCGAAGAGGCGCGACTTGCTGAACAGGTCCGTCTCGCTGAAGAGGCGCGACTTCGTGCGGAGGAGGAGCGTCGGCTCGAAGAGGCTCGTGTCGCGGAAGAGGCCCGCCTCGCAGAAGAAGCTCGCATAGCTGAAGAGACCCGTGTCGCTGAAGAGGCGCGACTGGCTGAGGCGGCTCGGCTCGCTGAAGAGGCGCGTGTCGCTGAAGAGGCGCGACTGGCTGAGGAGGCTCGGCTCGCTGAAGAGGCGCGACTGGCCGAAGAGGCGCGTGTCGCTGAAGAGGCGCGACTGGCTGAGGAGGTTCGGCTCGCTGAAGAGGCACGACTGGCCGAAGAGGCTCGTGTCGCGGAAGAGGCGCGACTGGCCGAAGAGGCTCGTCTCGCGGAAGAGGCGCGACTGGCCGAAGAGGCTCGACTGGCCGAAGAGGCTCGTCTCGCGGAAGAGGCTCGGCTTCGTGAGGAGGAAGAGCGTCGACTCGAAGAAGCCCGCCTCGCGGAAGAGGCTCGTCTTCGTGAAGAGGAAGAGCGTCGGGCTGAGGAGGCTCGTCTCGCCGAAGAGGCGCGACTGGCTGAAGAGGCCCGCGTCGCGGAAGAGGCTCGTCTCGCGGAAGAGGCTCGCCTTGCGGAAGAGGTTCGTCTCGCGGAAGAGGCTTGGCTCCGTGCAGAAGAGGCCCGTTTCGCCGAAGAGGCGCGACTGGCTGAAGAGGCTCGGCTCCGTGCAGAAGAAGAGCGTGTGGCTGAAGAGGCCCGCGTCGCGGAAGAGGCTCGTCTCGCGGAAGAGGCTCGCCTTGCGGAAGAGGCGCGACTCCGTGCGGAGGAAGAGCGTCGGGCCGAAGAGGCACGACTTGCTGAAGAGGCCCGCCTCGAGGAAGAGGCACGCCTTGCGGAAGAGGCTCGACTCCGTGCGGAGGAAGAGCGTCGGGCCGAAGAGGCGCGACTTGCTGAACAGGTCCGTCTCGCTGAAGAGGCGCGACTTCGTGCGGAGGAGGAGCGTCGGCTCGAAGAGGCTCGTGTCGCGGAAGAGGCCCGCCTCGCAGAAGAAGCTCGCATAGCTGAAGAGACCCGTGTCGCTGAAGAGGCGCGACTGGCTGAGGAGGCCCGCCTCGCGGAAGAGGCTCGTCTTCGTGAAGAGGAAGAGCGTCGGGCTGAGGAGGCTCGTCTTGTCGAGGAAGCGCGATTGGCTGAAGAGGCTCGCGCTGCAGACGAGGCCCGGCAGGCTGAGGAAGCTCGCGCCGCCGAAGAGGCGCGTCTCGCAGAGGAGTCTCGCGTTGCTGAAGAGACGCGTCAGGCAGAGGAGGCCCGCGTAGCCGAAGAGGCTCGCCTTGCCGAAGAGGCTCGCCTTCGTGCAGAGGAAGCGCGTCTCGCGGAAGAAGCTCGTCTCGCGGAAGAGGCTCGTCTCGCTGACGAAGCCCAGCGCGCCGAAGAGCTCCGACTCGAAGTCGACCGTCGCAGGGCAGACGCGGTCCGCCGCGCGAAAGAGGCACGTCAGGCCGAACAGGCCCGCCTCGCGGAAGAACAGCACCAGGCCGAACAGGCCCGCCTCGCGGAAGAACAGCTCCACGCCGAACAGGCCCGTCTCGCGGAGGCCCAGGCCCTCCAACTCCCAGCCCCCACGGCCTCCCCCCAGGAGGACATCGGCGAGCTGATGCTCGACGTCGGCGACATCATCCCCGCCGACGACGTCGAGGAAGTCTCATCTCCCTCCTCTTCCCGCGCCTCCAACGTCCCGCCGCTCGCGGCTTCCTCGCAGTCCGGACTCCCCCTCCATGGCGAGAGCCGCGAAGCCCTGCGCTCCGCGAGGGACCGCGCCCAGGCCGAGCTCCTCCACGACATGGAGGAGGCCCTGCGCCGTTCGAAGTCACAGCCGCTCGAGCCCTGGCTCGCGGAAGAGCCGGCGCGCTCCGTCGTCCCGCCCACCCGCACCAAGGACCAGGTCCCCGTCCAGGACGAGTCCTGGCGCGCGACGCAGACCTCCCTCACCCCAGCGCCGGAGCCCGAGGACCTCCCCCTGCTCGAGGCCGAGCCCGAGCCCGAACTCTGGGCGGAGGCCGTCCCCGCCGCCGAGCCGCTCCCCACCCCGCCGCCCCGCGCCGTCTCCGGTCCCCCCGTCCTCACCCCGGTCGACCCCCCGGTCCTGACGCCGGACATGGACACCCTCATCGAGGGCGCTCCCGAGGATGCCGACGATGACAGCCTGTGGGCCTCCCGCCCGGCCCCCGTCGCCGCGCCGCCCCCCTTGCGCCTGGGCCCCACGCCCGCCAAGAACAAGCGGGCCAGCGAGGATGACCTGTGGCGCATCGTCTCCTTCGACAAGGACGAGGCCGCCGAAACCCTGACGGCCTCCTTCGAGGCCGCCCTCCAGCAGGTGGATGCCCACCTGGAAACGCTCGTCCGCTCGGATGTCAATCAGGCGAACGTCGGCGCGGAGGAGCCCCCGGTCGAAGCCATCGTCGAAGCAACCATTGAAGCGGACTTCGAGACCTTCCCCGGTGACAACACCGGCCCAACTGGCGAGACTGCGTGGTCCGAGCCGTCCGGAGACTTGGACGACTGGGACTTCGACGAGGACGACGTGGCGGCAGACCCCTCCAATCCCGACGAGGCCGCGAAGCTCCGGCGCCAGCGCCTGCTGCGCCGTGCGATGGAGAACATGGGCGTGCTCGGAGGACGCGGGACCCCCGCCGCCCCCGTGGGCACCGCCCCCGTCACCGAGTCCGGCCCCGCCGCGCCCGCCGCCCCCACCGAGCCCCCCAAGCCGGACGAGGCCCGTCAGGCCCAGCTCATCGAGCAGCGCTACGCCGACGTGCAGGCCCGCAAGGACCACTTCTACGTCCTGGGCGTCCCGCAGGATGCCCCCAGGGACCAGGTGAAGGCCGCCTTCCTGAGCCTGGCCAAGGTCTTCCATCCGGACCGGCTCCCGCCGACGCTGCCGCACCTGGCGCAGAAGATAACGTCCGTCTTCGAGGCCATCCGCGAGGCCTACGAGGTCCTCTACGACGACGCCCGCCGCAAGGCCTACATCCAGACCCTCCAGGCCCAGCAGGCGCTGCCCAAGGCGCCGCCAGCGCCGGGCGGGTCCACCGGGGCCGCGCGCCCCGCACCGGGACGTCCGGAGAGCAGCCCCGATGACCTCTACAAGATGGGCGAGGTCTACTTCCGCAAGCGCGACTTCACCACCGCGTCGGAGCACTACGAGCGCGCCCACGCCCTGGACCCCAAGGCCACCTACCTGGCCGCGCGCGCCTGGGCCATCTACATGGACCCCGCCCGGAAGGCGGACATGCCCAAGGCCAAGCAGATGATGCTGGACGCGGTCAAGACGGACCCGAACTGCGACCGCGCGCACTACCAGCTGGGCGTCATCGCCCGCGTCGAGGGCGACATGGACCGGGCCGAGCGCCACTTCCGCGAGGCGGTCCGCGCCAACTCCAAGCACCTGGAGGCCAACCAGGAGCTGCGGCTGATCGACATGCGCAAGAAGAACCCACCCAAGAAGGGCGGGTTCTTCCGCTGA
- the tsaD gene encoding tRNA (adenosine(37)-N6)-threonylcarbamoyltransferase complex transferase subunit TsaD, whose amino-acid sequence MLVLGLETSCDETAAALVEDGRRVLSDVVSTQVDIHRRWGGVVPELASRNHIVQVMPVVHEALTRAQKTLDDVDLIAVTSGPGLIGALLVGLQVAKGLSLATGKPFVGANHLEGHLLAIRLLEDAPEPPFLGLVVSGGHTSLYEVKEFGHYRLVGSTRDDAAGEAYDKTARILGLPYPGGLPIDLLAQKGNPEAIRFPRALPGDNFDVSFSGLKTAVLQHTKKHGVPEGQALADLCASFQEAVADVLSKKLVAAARRLGHKQLVLCGGVAANSRLRALCQQRAEERGLRMFLPPVRLCTDNGAMIAVAGYEAWRRGLRGDFRLAADPAWRM is encoded by the coding sequence TTGCTCGTCCTCGGCCTGGAAACCTCCTGTGATGAGACCGCCGCCGCCCTCGTGGAGGACGGCCGGCGCGTGCTCTCGGACGTCGTCTCCACCCAGGTGGACATCCACCGTCGCTGGGGCGGGGTGGTGCCGGAGCTCGCCTCGCGCAACCACATCGTCCAGGTGATGCCGGTGGTGCACGAGGCGCTCACGCGCGCCCAGAAGACGCTCGACGACGTGGACCTCATCGCCGTCACGTCCGGTCCGGGGCTCATCGGCGCGCTGCTGGTGGGACTCCAGGTGGCCAAGGGGCTGAGCCTCGCCACCGGCAAGCCCTTCGTGGGCGCCAACCACCTCGAGGGCCACCTGCTCGCCATCCGGCTCCTGGAGGACGCGCCGGAGCCGCCGTTCCTCGGGCTCGTCGTCTCCGGGGGGCACACCAGCCTCTACGAGGTGAAGGAGTTCGGGCACTACCGGCTGGTGGGCAGCACGCGCGACGACGCCGCGGGCGAGGCCTACGACAAGACGGCGCGCATCCTCGGGCTGCCGTACCCGGGCGGGCTGCCCATCGACCTGCTCGCGCAGAAGGGAAACCCGGAGGCCATCCGCTTCCCGCGCGCGCTGCCCGGCGACAACTTCGATGTCTCCTTCTCCGGCCTGAAGACGGCGGTGCTGCAGCACACGAAGAAGCACGGCGTGCCGGAGGGCCAGGCGCTCGCGGACTTGTGCGCGTCCTTCCAGGAAGCCGTGGCGGACGTGCTGTCCAAGAAGCTGGTGGCCGCCGCGCGCCGGCTGGGCCACAAGCAGTTGGTGCTGTGCGGAGGCGTGGCCGCCAACTCGCGCTTGAGGGCCCTGTGCCAGCAGCGCGCCGAGGAGCGGGGGCTGCGGATGTTCCTGCCGCCGGTGCGTTTGTGCACGGACAATGGCGCGATGATCGCCGTCGCGGGGTATGAGGCGTGGCGCCGCGGCTTGCGCGGTGATTTCCGCCTGGCGGCCGACCCCGCCTGGCGCATGTAG
- the rsmA gene encoding 16S rRNA (adenine(1518)-N(6)/adenine(1519)-N(6))-dimethyltransferase RsmA, whose amino-acid sequence MESPRDILKRHGLRAKYSWGQNFLGDEDALSTIADALHLREGEPVVELGPGLGHLTRFLAATGAKVTAVERDRDMVTVLEKEAIPGVRVVAGNAATVNFAEVAGAPDVAVAGNLPYHLTSSILFQVLAQRAQVSRAVFTLQKEVVERLAAEPGSRDYGLLTVLLGLHFDAENVLTLEAWRFHPPPKVDSAVLSLTRRATPRAPIIDEARFTRVVKAAFAQRRKTLLNSLKSDKTLATPDALLAALQAAGIDPQRRAETLAPEEFAALERALGPVAPGSSPPPVDFSDDSSDE is encoded by the coding sequence GTGGAATCGCCGCGAGACATCCTCAAGCGCCATGGCCTGCGCGCCAAGTACAGCTGGGGCCAGAACTTCCTCGGAGACGAGGACGCTCTCTCCACCATCGCCGACGCGCTGCACCTGCGCGAGGGCGAGCCCGTCGTCGAGCTGGGCCCGGGCCTGGGCCACCTCACGCGCTTCCTCGCCGCCACGGGCGCGAAGGTGACGGCCGTGGAGCGCGACCGGGACATGGTCACGGTGCTGGAGAAGGAGGCGATTCCCGGCGTGCGCGTGGTGGCCGGCAACGCCGCCACCGTGAACTTCGCCGAGGTGGCCGGCGCGCCCGACGTGGCTGTCGCGGGCAACCTGCCGTACCACCTCACCAGCTCCATCCTCTTCCAGGTGCTGGCGCAGCGCGCGCAGGTCTCTCGCGCCGTCTTCACGCTCCAGAAGGAGGTGGTGGAGCGCCTGGCCGCCGAGCCCGGCTCGCGCGACTACGGCCTGCTCACCGTGCTGCTCGGCCTGCACTTCGACGCGGAGAACGTGCTCACGCTGGAGGCTTGGCGCTTCCATCCGCCGCCGAAGGTGGACTCCGCGGTGCTGTCGCTCACGCGCCGCGCGACGCCCCGCGCGCCCATCATCGACGAGGCCCGCTTCACCCGCGTGGTGAAGGCCGCCTTCGCCCAGCGCCGCAAGACGCTGCTCAACTCGCTCAAGTCCGACAAGACGCTGGCCACGCCCGACGCGCTCCTCGCCGCGCTCCAGGCGGCGGGCATCGACCCGCAGCGCCGCGCGGAGACGCTCGCGCCGGAGGAGTTCGCCGCCCTGGAGCGCGCGCTGGGGCCGGTGGCTCCGGGCAGCTCGCCGCCGCCGGTGGACTTCTCGGACGACAGCTCGGACGAGTAG